In Methanobrevibacter woesei, the genomic window TAATTCTTAGTTTAAAGAAAAATAGAATAATAATTGCTAAAGTAGATTTTAATATCAGATAAACTAGTAATATTAAGTAAAATATTATGAAAAAAGGTTGAAAATATAACTTAATTAAACTAAAGTTTAAAAAAAATAAATAAATGTCTATTAAAGAAAAAAAATAAAATAAAATTAAAGAGCATCTTCAATTCTATTTTTTAGTATATCAATTAAAACATCATCAGATCCAATTGGTTCTGGATATAATATTTCCCCATCAAATTCAACTTTTTCTAAGTCATGATGATGGTGATGATGATGCCCATGTCCGTGACCATGATCATGATGATGGTCATGACTATGACTATGTGAATGCTCAGATTCTTCTTTTAAACCTAAAATAGTAGGAATATCAGAAGTAGTGTGCATTCCAGGAGCAATAAATACTGGAACAACAACTAATCTTTCAATATCGTTTTCTGATACTAATTTATTAATTGAAGTTGGAATATTAGGTTCTACAAGCTCCATAAATCCAAAATTATTTGGATAGGAACATTCTTCATCAAATAACCTATGAAGTTCAGTTATAAACTCCTTGTTATAGTTTAACCTACTTCCATGTGAAACAAGTAAAATTCCAGTTTTAGCATCCTCATTTAATTGAGATTCAGCAAGTGCCTCATCAATTCTTTTATCTATTACTTTTAAAAGTGATTTATCTGGACCTATAGCAGATAATAATTCAATATCTCCATCAAATTCAACATCTTTTACAATAGATAAATAGAAGTCATCAGGATATACGCCGTCAGGATATCTAGGATCAGTTTCTAAAGGTTCTAATCCTAACATTATAGGAATATCAATATTAGTATGAATTCCTGGTGCTAAAAATACAGGTAATGCTAAAATTCTGTTAATATTATTATTTTCTTTTAATATATCAACAGCTTCAGCAATGGAAGGACTAGAAACCTTCATATATCCAATTTCAGTAGGTAATCCAGTAGCTTCAATAAACTTTTCTTTAATTTCACCGAAAGTTTTTTCAGCGTAAGGTAAGCTACTTCCATGACTAAGTAAAATCACAGCAACATTATTTGATGACTTTGAATTTGTATCCATAGGAAATGACTCCGTCTTCACCATCTTCTCTAATTTTCCTGAATACTAACTCAACAGGATCTCCAATTTCTAAATCATCTACATCACAATCAACTAATTGTGAAGTTAATTTAGCACCTTCTTCTAATTCAATAATTGCAACTGCATATGGTGCAACTTTTTTAAAGTCATCTGAAGGAGATCTAATAACTGAAAAACTGTGTATTTTACCTTTTCCACTAAATTGGAATGGTTCAATATTTCCTTTTCTTCTACA contains:
- the cfbA gene encoding sirohydrochlorin nickelochelatase, which encodes MDTNSKSSNNVAVILLSHGSSLPYAEKTFGEIKEKFIEATGLPTEIGYMKVSSPSIAEAVDILKENNNINRILALPVFLAPGIHTNIDIPIMLGLEPLETDPRYPDGVYPDDFYLSIVKDVEFDGDIELLSAIGPDKSLLKVIDKRIDEALAESQLNEDAKTGILLVSHGSRLNYNKEFITELHRLFDEECSYPNNFGFMELVEPNIPTSINKLVSENDIERLVVVPVFIAPGMHTTSDIPTILGLKEESEHSHSHSHDHHHDHGHGHGHHHHHHHDLEKVEFDGEILYPEPIGSDDVLIDILKNRIEDAL
- a CDS encoding Zn-ribbon domain-containing OB-fold protein, whose amino-acid sequence is MSDTIKSWRHIQQRYNLIGSKCTTCGDVFFPSRVICPNCRRKGNIEPFQFSGKGKIHSFSVIRSPSDDFKKVAPYAVAIIELEEGAKLTSQLVDCDVDDLEIGDPVELVFRKIREDGEDGVISYGYKFKVIK